A window of the Odocoileus virginianus isolate 20LAN1187 ecotype Illinois chromosome 20, Ovbor_1.2, whole genome shotgun sequence genome harbors these coding sequences:
- the GARIN5B gene encoding Golgi-associated RAB2 interactor protein 5B isoform X3: MNRLRNLRRPEPLRGPPQWVPTLGELQKTLQQGEHLPLRPLPMFESNFVQVTNRGAPVYVHQRTNRVTMGVAASLPGLVLPDMLLLAQPPEDRECSNLVLTRMIPLDLAHLYVHDLSAWRLKLRLVTGRYYYLELDAPDSEVGFLFDRWMRLINQLQQPATSWAPRTLHTPPTGPSHLGPPASTWRLQVPSHHRRSVTTVEPTFPYKILTAQKQKVKTLKRKFKSQAVGDSLPLVWSQLEHTDATKKSTEKKPQPDLPSGRPKTEIQVSEEPSITIRTIFSIISNTPDHMESSPKGCSDSEGGTCLAGLLETPLHCISEDSPEMPLLGACDDLDMCAWQQDVHNLMDPETSTMSTCSIRPAAYTPDFPSFNEKARPLPRTWKPPAVPAAPRKAPFILDQSKRVSAVPAPLQMSTAPGPSQKATAYPRAPQKGPFQNPPHAPTVPQKATAVPGPSQKPRHAPAIPQKAPAMAVPSQRAPGTLGVSPKAVSHPAPNRKSVFLPAPSLKDLTSSTQHRMTLGPDSVSVVPARSHTGDLLEKRKPEAKPEPVKLMGTKEKNVVETRTQKTTVEVPFTTTEKMSEEVLIRRAQEIAVDGLKGKGKLEDRVHTMKEEIAQDMPGFKSKEVGQQKKWVKSKKLAIQQAPQEQTRPFSVEGLTLAKLMIIAGSKDPTLRSALVDLPSWFSTSQGRDLSTMGRVPLSPTHLSMLEETLAGVREQPQLGVRVEEMPQDSKGPSNVSSRPRHVASSPKMNVAFQTPIPLPATRWEDIPESPTSLTPISKMEARVSQQPRKVSQEPERGPDQGPVATVGSNLEILLPTLLEIQSMKDEAFKVEKIKEELGAFAPSPRPHSQQSQ, encoded by the exons ATGAACCGGCTCCGGAACTTGAGGCGTCCGGAGCCGCTCCGGGGCCCCCCGCAGTGGGTCCCCACTCTGGGCGAGCTGCAGAAGACCCTCCAGCAGGGGGAGCACTTGCCCCTCCGCCCGCTGCCCATGTTCGAGAGTAACTTCGTCCAG GTGACCAATCGAGGGGCCCCGGTGTACGTGCACCAGAGGACCAACCGAGTGACCATGGGCGTGGCCGCCTCCCTGCCAGGCCTGGTGCTGCCGGACATGCTGCTGCTGGCGCAGCCCCCCGAGGACAGGGAGTGCTCCAACCTCGTCCTTACCAG GATGATACCGCTGGACCTGGCCCACCTCTACGTCCACGACCTGTCCGCCTGGCGCTTGAAGCTGCGCCTGGTCACGGGCCGCTACTACTACTTGGAGCTGGACGCCCCCGACAGCGAGGTCGGCTTCCTGTTCGACCGCTGGATGCGCCTGATCAACCAGCTCCAGCAGCCGGCCACTTCCTGGGCCCCCAGGACCCTGCACACGCCCCCCACGGGCCCCTCTCACCTAGGGCCTCCTGCCTCCACCTGGCGCCTCCAG GTCCCGTCCCACCACAGACGTTCAG TCACAACTGTCGAGCCCACCTTTCCTTACAAGATTCTGACAGCTCAAAAACAGAAGGTCAAG ACCCTCAAGCGCAAATTCAAGTCTCAGGCCGTGGGCGACTCTCTGCCTCTCGTGTGGTCCCAGCTGGAGCACACGGATGCCACGAAGAAATCCACGGAAAAGAA GCCCCAACCCGACCTCCCCTCTGGCAGACCGAAGACTGAAATCCAAGTTTCTG aggAGCCCAGCATCACCATTCGGACCATCTTCAGCATCATTTCCAACACACCAGACCACATGGAGTCTTCTCCCAAG GGTTGCTCTGACTCTGAGGGTGGCACGTGCCTGGCAGGCTTATTGGAGACCCCTTTACACTGCATCTCGGAGGACAGCCCTGAAATGCCCCTGCTGGGCGCCTGTGACGACCTGGATATGTGCGCGTGGCAGCAGGATGTGCACAACCTGATGGACCCTGAGACCAGCACCATGTCCACCTGCTCCATCCGCCCAGCCGCCTACACTCCCGACTTCCCCAGTTTCAACGAGAAGGCCAGGCCGCTGCCGCGCACCTGGAAGCCTCCAGCTGTGCCCGCTGCCCCTCGGAAGGCTCCCTTCATCCTTGACCAGTCTAAGAGGGTCTCGGCTGTGCCGGCTCCACTGCAGATGTCCACTGCGCCTGGCCCCTCCCAGAAGGCCACAGCTTATCCTCGTGCTCCCCAAAAAGGCCCATTTCAGAACCCCCCTCATGCACCAACCGTTCCCCAAAAGGCCACAGCCGTGCCTGGCCCATCTCAGAAGCCCCGTCATGCACCAGCCATCCCCCAGAAGGCCCCAGCCATGGCTGTGCCATCTCAGAGGGCCCCAGGAACACTTGGTGTTTCCCCAAAGGCTGTTTCCCACCCTGCTCCCAACAGAAAATCTGTGTTCCTACCTGCCCCATCCCTGAAGGATCTGACCTCATCCACCCAACACCGCATGACACTGGGCCCTGACAGTGTCAGCGTGGTGCCTGCCAGAAGCCACACAGGGGACCTGCTTGAGAAGAGGAAGCCTGAAGCGAAGCCAGAGCCAGTGAAGTTGATGGGCACCAAGGAGAAGAACGTGGTAGAGACGAGAACTCAGAAAACGACCGTGGAGGTGCCTTTTACCACCACCGAGAAGATGTCGGAGGAAGTCCTGATCCGCAGGGCCCAGGAGATCGCCGTGGACGGCTTGAAGGGCAAGGGCAAGCTGGAGGACAGGGTCCACACAATGAAGGAAGAGATCGCTCAGGACATGCCAGGCTTCAAATCCAAGGAGGTGGGGCAGCAGAAGAAGTGGGTCAAGTCCAAGAAACTGGCCATCCAACAAGCCCCCCAGGAGCAGACCAGGCCCTTCTCTGTGGAAGGGCTCACCCTTGCCAAGCTGATGATCATTGCCGGCTCCAAGGATCCCACCTTGAGGTCGGCTCTGGTCGACCTGCCCTCCTGGTTCTCAACTTCACAGGGGCGTGACTTGTCCACGATGGGCAGGGTACCCCTTAGCCCCACCCATTTGTCCATGCTGGAGGAGACACTGGCGGGGGTCAGGGAGCAGCCACAGTTGGGGGTCAGGGTGGAGGAGATGCCCCAGGACTCAAAGGGACCTTCCAATGTGTCCTCTCGCCCCAGGCATGTGGCCAGCAGCCCCAAGATGAATGTTGCCTTTCAGACTCCCATCCCTCTGCCCGCCACGAGGTGGGAGGACATACCCGAGTCACCCACCTCGCTGACCCCCATCTCAAAGATGGAGGCCAGGGTCTCCCAGCAGCCCAGGAAGGTGTCTCAAGAACCTGAGAGGGGGCCAGACCAGGGCCCTGTGGCCACAGTGGGGTCGAACTTGGAGATCCTCCTGCCCACCCTCTTGGAAATCCAGAGTATGAAGGACGAGGCCTTCAAGGTAGAGAAGATAAAGGAGGAGCTGGGCGCCTTCGCTCCTTCGCCCAG gCCGCACTCGCAGCAGTCTCAGTAG
- the COX6B2 gene encoding cytochrome c oxidase subunit 6B2: protein MLGAECPKPCKGKWPTPPFDPRFPNQNQTRNCYQNFLDCHRCIKTMNRRGKSTQPCEYYFRVYHSLCPISWVQRWKEQIKDGTFAGKI from the exons ATGCTGGGTGCTGAGTGCCCGAAGCCCTGCAAGGGGAAATGGCCAACGCCGCCCTTCGACCCGCGCTTCCCCAACCAGAACCAGACCCGCAACTGCTACCAAAACTTCCTGG ACTGCCATCGCTGCATCAAGACCATGAACCGCCGAGGGAAGAGCACACAGCCCTGCGAGTACTACTTCCGCGTGTACCACTCACTGTGTCCCATCAGCTGG gtgcAGCGCTGGAAAGAGCAGATCAAGGACGGGACTTTCGCTGGGAAAATCTAA
- the GARIN5B gene encoding Golgi-associated RAB2 interactor protein 5B isoform X2, producing the protein MNRLRNLRRPEPLRGPPQWVPTLGELQKTLQQGEHLPLRPLPMFESNFVQVTNRGAPVYVHQRTNRVTMGVAASLPGLVLPDMLLLAQPPEDRECSNLVLTRMIPLDLAHLYVHDLSAWRLKLRLVTGRYYYLELDAPDSEVGFLFDRWMRLINQLQQPATSWAPRTLHTPPTGPSHLGPPASTWRLQVPSHHRRSVTTVEPTFPYKILTAQKQKVKTLKRKFKSQAVGDSLPLVWSQLEHTDATKKSTEKKPQPDLPSGRPKTEIQVSEEPSITIRTIFSIISNTPDHMESSPKGCSDSEGGTCLAGLLETPLHCISEDSPEMPLLGACDDLDMCAWQQDVHNLMDPETSTMSTCSIRPAAYTPDFPSFNEKARPLPRTWKPPAVPAAPRKAPFILDQSKRVSAVPAPLQMSTAPGPSQKATAYPRAPQKGPFQNPPHAPTVPQKATAVPGPSQKPRHAPAIPQKAPAMAVPSQRAPGTLGVSPKAVSHPAPNRKSVFLPAPSLKDLTSSTQHRMTLGPDSVSVVPARSHTGDLLEKRKPEAKPEPVKLMGTKEKNVVETRTQKTTVEVPFTTTEKMSEEVLIRRAQEIAVDGLKGKGKLEDRVHTMKEEIAQDMPGFKSKEVGQQKKWVKSKKLAIQQAPQEQTRPFSVEGLTLAKLMIIAGSKDPTLRSALVDLPSWFSTSQGRDLSTMGRVPLSPTHLSMLEETLAGVREQPQLGVRVEEMPQDSKGPSNVSSRPRHVASSPKMNVAFQTPIPLPATRWEDIPESPTSLTPISKMEARVSQQPRKVSQEPERGPDQGPVATVGSNLEILLPTLLEIQSMKDEAFKVEKIKEELGAFAPSPSRPHSQQSQ; encoded by the exons ATGAACCGGCTCCGGAACTTGAGGCGTCCGGAGCCGCTCCGGGGCCCCCCGCAGTGGGTCCCCACTCTGGGCGAGCTGCAGAAGACCCTCCAGCAGGGGGAGCACTTGCCCCTCCGCCCGCTGCCCATGTTCGAGAGTAACTTCGTCCAG GTGACCAATCGAGGGGCCCCGGTGTACGTGCACCAGAGGACCAACCGAGTGACCATGGGCGTGGCCGCCTCCCTGCCAGGCCTGGTGCTGCCGGACATGCTGCTGCTGGCGCAGCCCCCCGAGGACAGGGAGTGCTCCAACCTCGTCCTTACCAG GATGATACCGCTGGACCTGGCCCACCTCTACGTCCACGACCTGTCCGCCTGGCGCTTGAAGCTGCGCCTGGTCACGGGCCGCTACTACTACTTGGAGCTGGACGCCCCCGACAGCGAGGTCGGCTTCCTGTTCGACCGCTGGATGCGCCTGATCAACCAGCTCCAGCAGCCGGCCACTTCCTGGGCCCCCAGGACCCTGCACACGCCCCCCACGGGCCCCTCTCACCTAGGGCCTCCTGCCTCCACCTGGCGCCTCCAG GTCCCGTCCCACCACAGACGTTCAG TCACAACTGTCGAGCCCACCTTTCCTTACAAGATTCTGACAGCTCAAAAACAGAAGGTCAAG ACCCTCAAGCGCAAATTCAAGTCTCAGGCCGTGGGCGACTCTCTGCCTCTCGTGTGGTCCCAGCTGGAGCACACGGATGCCACGAAGAAATCCACGGAAAAGAA GCCCCAACCCGACCTCCCCTCTGGCAGACCGAAGACTGAAATCCAAGTTTCTG aggAGCCCAGCATCACCATTCGGACCATCTTCAGCATCATTTCCAACACACCAGACCACATGGAGTCTTCTCCCAAG GGTTGCTCTGACTCTGAGGGTGGCACGTGCCTGGCAGGCTTATTGGAGACCCCTTTACACTGCATCTCGGAGGACAGCCCTGAAATGCCCCTGCTGGGCGCCTGTGACGACCTGGATATGTGCGCGTGGCAGCAGGATGTGCACAACCTGATGGACCCTGAGACCAGCACCATGTCCACCTGCTCCATCCGCCCAGCCGCCTACACTCCCGACTTCCCCAGTTTCAACGAGAAGGCCAGGCCGCTGCCGCGCACCTGGAAGCCTCCAGCTGTGCCCGCTGCCCCTCGGAAGGCTCCCTTCATCCTTGACCAGTCTAAGAGGGTCTCGGCTGTGCCGGCTCCACTGCAGATGTCCACTGCGCCTGGCCCCTCCCAGAAGGCCACAGCTTATCCTCGTGCTCCCCAAAAAGGCCCATTTCAGAACCCCCCTCATGCACCAACCGTTCCCCAAAAGGCCACAGCCGTGCCTGGCCCATCTCAGAAGCCCCGTCATGCACCAGCCATCCCCCAGAAGGCCCCAGCCATGGCTGTGCCATCTCAGAGGGCCCCAGGAACACTTGGTGTTTCCCCAAAGGCTGTTTCCCACCCTGCTCCCAACAGAAAATCTGTGTTCCTACCTGCCCCATCCCTGAAGGATCTGACCTCATCCACCCAACACCGCATGACACTGGGCCCTGACAGTGTCAGCGTGGTGCCTGCCAGAAGCCACACAGGGGACCTGCTTGAGAAGAGGAAGCCTGAAGCGAAGCCAGAGCCAGTGAAGTTGATGGGCACCAAGGAGAAGAACGTGGTAGAGACGAGAACTCAGAAAACGACCGTGGAGGTGCCTTTTACCACCACCGAGAAGATGTCGGAGGAAGTCCTGATCCGCAGGGCCCAGGAGATCGCCGTGGACGGCTTGAAGGGCAAGGGCAAGCTGGAGGACAGGGTCCACACAATGAAGGAAGAGATCGCTCAGGACATGCCAGGCTTCAAATCCAAGGAGGTGGGGCAGCAGAAGAAGTGGGTCAAGTCCAAGAAACTGGCCATCCAACAAGCCCCCCAGGAGCAGACCAGGCCCTTCTCTGTGGAAGGGCTCACCCTTGCCAAGCTGATGATCATTGCCGGCTCCAAGGATCCCACCTTGAGGTCGGCTCTGGTCGACCTGCCCTCCTGGTTCTCAACTTCACAGGGGCGTGACTTGTCCACGATGGGCAGGGTACCCCTTAGCCCCACCCATTTGTCCATGCTGGAGGAGACACTGGCGGGGGTCAGGGAGCAGCCACAGTTGGGGGTCAGGGTGGAGGAGATGCCCCAGGACTCAAAGGGACCTTCCAATGTGTCCTCTCGCCCCAGGCATGTGGCCAGCAGCCCCAAGATGAATGTTGCCTTTCAGACTCCCATCCCTCTGCCCGCCACGAGGTGGGAGGACATACCCGAGTCACCCACCTCGCTGACCCCCATCTCAAAGATGGAGGCCAGGGTCTCCCAGCAGCCCAGGAAGGTGTCTCAAGAACCTGAGAGGGGGCCAGACCAGGGCCCTGTGGCCACAGTGGGGTCGAACTTGGAGATCCTCCTGCCCACCCTCTTGGAAATCCAGAGTATGAAGGACGAGGCCTTCAAGGTAGAGAAGATAAAGGAGGAGCTGGGCGCCTTCGCTCCTTCGCCCAG caggCCGCACTCGCAGCAGTCTCAGTAG
- the GARIN5B gene encoding Golgi-associated RAB2 interactor protein 5B isoform X1 produces the protein MNRLRNLRRPEPLRGPPQWVPTLGELQKTLQQGEHLPLRPLPMFESNFVQVTNRGAPVYVHQRTNRVTMGVAASLPGLVLPDMLLLAQPPEDRECSNLVLTRMIPLDLAHLYVHDLSAWRLKLRLVTGRYYYLELDAPDSEVGFLFDRWMRLINQLQQPATSWAPRTLHTPPTGPSHLGPPASTWRLQVPSHHRRSVTTVEPTFPYKILTAQKQKVKTLKRKFKSQAVGDSLPLVWSQLEHTDATKKSTEKKPQPDLPSGRPKTEIQVSEEPSITIRTIFSIISNTPDHMESSPKGCSDSEGGTCLAGLLETPLHCISEDSPEMPLLGACDDLDMCAWQQDVHNLMDPETSTMSTCSIRPAAYTPDFPSFNEKARPLPRTWKPPAVPAAPRKAPFILDQSKRVSAVPAPLQMSTAPGPSQKATAYPRAPQKGPFQNPPHAPTVPQKATAVPGPSQKPRHAPAIPQKAPAMAVPSQRAPGTLGVSPKAVSHPAPNRKSVFLPAPSLKDLTSSTQHRMTLGPDSVSVVPARSHTGDLLEKRKPEAKPEPVKLMGTKEKNVVETRTQKTTVEVPFTTTEKMSEEVLIRRAQEIAVDGLKGKGKLEDRVHTMKEEIAQDMPGFKSKEVGQQKKWVKSKKLAIQQAPQEQTRPFSVEGLTLAKLMIIAGSKDPTLRSALVDLPSWFSTSQGRDLSTMGRVPLSPTHLSMLEETLAGVREQPQLGVRVEEMPQDSKGPSNVSSRPRHVASSPKMNVAFQTPIPLPATRWEDIPESPTSLTPISKMEARVSQQPRKVSQEPERGPDQGPVATVGSNLEILLPTLLEIQSMKDEAFKVEKIKEELGAFAPSPRDTQKERQRRLWAEQVSGRRLGILSWTSFL, from the exons ATGAACCGGCTCCGGAACTTGAGGCGTCCGGAGCCGCTCCGGGGCCCCCCGCAGTGGGTCCCCACTCTGGGCGAGCTGCAGAAGACCCTCCAGCAGGGGGAGCACTTGCCCCTCCGCCCGCTGCCCATGTTCGAGAGTAACTTCGTCCAG GTGACCAATCGAGGGGCCCCGGTGTACGTGCACCAGAGGACCAACCGAGTGACCATGGGCGTGGCCGCCTCCCTGCCAGGCCTGGTGCTGCCGGACATGCTGCTGCTGGCGCAGCCCCCCGAGGACAGGGAGTGCTCCAACCTCGTCCTTACCAG GATGATACCGCTGGACCTGGCCCACCTCTACGTCCACGACCTGTCCGCCTGGCGCTTGAAGCTGCGCCTGGTCACGGGCCGCTACTACTACTTGGAGCTGGACGCCCCCGACAGCGAGGTCGGCTTCCTGTTCGACCGCTGGATGCGCCTGATCAACCAGCTCCAGCAGCCGGCCACTTCCTGGGCCCCCAGGACCCTGCACACGCCCCCCACGGGCCCCTCTCACCTAGGGCCTCCTGCCTCCACCTGGCGCCTCCAG GTCCCGTCCCACCACAGACGTTCAG TCACAACTGTCGAGCCCACCTTTCCTTACAAGATTCTGACAGCTCAAAAACAGAAGGTCAAG ACCCTCAAGCGCAAATTCAAGTCTCAGGCCGTGGGCGACTCTCTGCCTCTCGTGTGGTCCCAGCTGGAGCACACGGATGCCACGAAGAAATCCACGGAAAAGAA GCCCCAACCCGACCTCCCCTCTGGCAGACCGAAGACTGAAATCCAAGTTTCTG aggAGCCCAGCATCACCATTCGGACCATCTTCAGCATCATTTCCAACACACCAGACCACATGGAGTCTTCTCCCAAG GGTTGCTCTGACTCTGAGGGTGGCACGTGCCTGGCAGGCTTATTGGAGACCCCTTTACACTGCATCTCGGAGGACAGCCCTGAAATGCCCCTGCTGGGCGCCTGTGACGACCTGGATATGTGCGCGTGGCAGCAGGATGTGCACAACCTGATGGACCCTGAGACCAGCACCATGTCCACCTGCTCCATCCGCCCAGCCGCCTACACTCCCGACTTCCCCAGTTTCAACGAGAAGGCCAGGCCGCTGCCGCGCACCTGGAAGCCTCCAGCTGTGCCCGCTGCCCCTCGGAAGGCTCCCTTCATCCTTGACCAGTCTAAGAGGGTCTCGGCTGTGCCGGCTCCACTGCAGATGTCCACTGCGCCTGGCCCCTCCCAGAAGGCCACAGCTTATCCTCGTGCTCCCCAAAAAGGCCCATTTCAGAACCCCCCTCATGCACCAACCGTTCCCCAAAAGGCCACAGCCGTGCCTGGCCCATCTCAGAAGCCCCGTCATGCACCAGCCATCCCCCAGAAGGCCCCAGCCATGGCTGTGCCATCTCAGAGGGCCCCAGGAACACTTGGTGTTTCCCCAAAGGCTGTTTCCCACCCTGCTCCCAACAGAAAATCTGTGTTCCTACCTGCCCCATCCCTGAAGGATCTGACCTCATCCACCCAACACCGCATGACACTGGGCCCTGACAGTGTCAGCGTGGTGCCTGCCAGAAGCCACACAGGGGACCTGCTTGAGAAGAGGAAGCCTGAAGCGAAGCCAGAGCCAGTGAAGTTGATGGGCACCAAGGAGAAGAACGTGGTAGAGACGAGAACTCAGAAAACGACCGTGGAGGTGCCTTTTACCACCACCGAGAAGATGTCGGAGGAAGTCCTGATCCGCAGGGCCCAGGAGATCGCCGTGGACGGCTTGAAGGGCAAGGGCAAGCTGGAGGACAGGGTCCACACAATGAAGGAAGAGATCGCTCAGGACATGCCAGGCTTCAAATCCAAGGAGGTGGGGCAGCAGAAGAAGTGGGTCAAGTCCAAGAAACTGGCCATCCAACAAGCCCCCCAGGAGCAGACCAGGCCCTTCTCTGTGGAAGGGCTCACCCTTGCCAAGCTGATGATCATTGCCGGCTCCAAGGATCCCACCTTGAGGTCGGCTCTGGTCGACCTGCCCTCCTGGTTCTCAACTTCACAGGGGCGTGACTTGTCCACGATGGGCAGGGTACCCCTTAGCCCCACCCATTTGTCCATGCTGGAGGAGACACTGGCGGGGGTCAGGGAGCAGCCACAGTTGGGGGTCAGGGTGGAGGAGATGCCCCAGGACTCAAAGGGACCTTCCAATGTGTCCTCTCGCCCCAGGCATGTGGCCAGCAGCCCCAAGATGAATGTTGCCTTTCAGACTCCCATCCCTCTGCCCGCCACGAGGTGGGAGGACATACCCGAGTCACCCACCTCGCTGACCCCCATCTCAAAGATGGAGGCCAGGGTCTCCCAGCAGCCCAGGAAGGTGTCTCAAGAACCTGAGAGGGGGCCAGACCAGGGCCCTGTGGCCACAGTGGGGTCGAACTTGGAGATCCTCCTGCCCACCCTCTTGGAAATCCAGAGTATGAAGGACGAGGCCTTCAAGGTAGAGAAGATAAAGGAGGAGCTGGGCGCCTTCGCTCCTTCGCCCAG GGACACCCAGAAGGAGCGGCAGCGGAGGCTGTGGGCGGAGCAGGTGTCAGGGAGAAGACTGGGAATTCTGTCCTGGACATCTTTCCTCTGA